In Chitinibacter sp. FCG-7, the genomic stretch GCGATCTGTTTGTCCGCGCCACGATGTTCTGGCAGCTGGACCTGGCTTTTGGCAAGGATTTCTACGCCAAGGTTGGTACCAGCTACCGCAATATGAGCGCCGCACAACGCCCAACGACCGATGCTGCAGAGACCCAAGCCTTCGTCATCGAAGCGAGCCGCGCCGCAGGCTATGATCTGACGCCGTTCTTTACCCAGTGGGGCATTGCGGTAACGACCGACACGCAAACCAAACTGCGCGGCATGGGGCTCAAAACACTGACCGACCCGATCTGGCTTAATCGCGACAGCAAAGTGCTTTATCAGCCACGCTAATTAGGGTATATGGCTACAAGCCAAATACTAGAATAGCTACAGGCCAATACCCATAAAGGTATTGGCCTGTTTTATTTCAACCCCGTAAATCATGGGATTAAGGTGTAAATAGGCGATCCGTTTTGGCTGCCAGCTCGAAATCCATCCGGTGTAGGCCACGGATCTTGTGCGACCACCAGCTCACGGTGAGCTGCCCCCACTCCAGCAGCAACGCCGGATGATGGCCAACGTCTTCGGCCAGCGCCGCCACGCGGTCACACATCGCCCAGGCCTGGGCAAAATTGTTGAACTGATACACCCGCTGCAATTGCAGCACGCCGTCAACGACGACCGGCGTCCAATCCGGGATGGCGCGGATCAGCAACGCCAGCTCTTCGTCGCTCACTTGCGGCGCGCCCGCGCGGCAGGCTTCGCATTTTTGTGCCAGATCGGCAGCCAGATCATCACTCATTGCTTCACTCCTGTGGGTTGTTCAGGCAAAACGTTGTACGGCAGCGCGCACCGTGGCCGCGTAAATCGCGACCGTATCGGCAATCGGCTCGGCGTAACCCCCGCCCATGGTGATTGCCAGCGGCACGCCAAAGCGCTGACAATAATCCATCACCATCTCGTCGCGCGCCAGTAAACCGGCCATGCTCAGATTGAGCTTGCCCAGCCTATCGCCCGCGTAGGCATCGGCACCCGCCAGATAAATCACCAGTTCAGGCTGCGCCAGCGAAAACAGCTGCGGCAAAGCGCCCGCCAGCTCGGCCAGATACAATGCATCGTCGCAAGCATCGGGCAGCTCGATATCCCAATCGCTGCTTTGTTTGTCAAACGGATAGTTATTCGCGCCGTGCATGGAAAAAGTAAACAGCTGCGGCTCGCTGGCCAGCATGCTGGCCGTACCATTGCCCTGATGCACGTCCAGATCAATCACCAATGCACGCTCAATTGCGCCTTCGGCCCGCAGGCACTGCAGCGCCACCGCACTATCGTTAAACACGCAAAAACCACTGCCATGGTCGGCAAACGCATGGTGCGTGCCGCCCGCCAGGCTAACGCTGCAGCCTTGTGCCAATGCGCTGCAACAGGCCGCCAGCGTAGCGCCGGTCGAGGCGCGTGAACGCTCGATCAGCATCGGCGACCATGGCAGGCCGATCACCCTTTGCTCGGCGGCGCTTAATGCGCCATCGCTGACTTTTTGCACATAGGCAGCAGTATGTGCCTGCCGAAGCTGCTCATCACTAATAACAGGGGTATCAACCAGCAAGCCATTGGCAAATTGGGCTACAGCCTGATACAGCATGGGGTATTTGTTAGCCGGAAAACGATGCCCGGCAGGTAGCGGCAAGGGATACTGGTCGGAACGGTAAATCAGCACGGACAACTCACAAAAGAAAGGCGCTCAAAGGGAAGGCGCTGAAACGGGCACGCAAACCGAGTGTGCGCATGATACGGCAAGTGCGCGCCACCGTGCGGCTGGCCGCGGATGGGAGCGGATGGGAGCGGATTGCAGCGAATGCCCGCCAGCTGCGACTTACAGGTGTGCGTGGGTGCCATCGCAAAATGGTTTGGATTCGCTGTGCTTGCAGCCGCACAGGTACACCGTTTCGCTGATTTCGGCGACAAACTTGATGGGGCTCATATGGGTATGCCGATGCGAGCCATCACAGAAGGGCTGGGTGCGGCTATGGCCACAGGCGCACCAGTGGTAGGTTTTTCCGGCTTCAACGTCGACAACATACGGTGCTTTCTGGGTGATCATGGGTTCGGACATGGTGCAGGCCTCCGGCTAAGCGATGAGATTTCAGCCTAGCCGCAGCCTGCAGCAAGCGCAATCAGGCCGCTTGCATATGCGCCACCAACTGCTCCAGCGCCTTGCCCCAACCTTCCTCGAACCCCATTGCCGCGTGCTGCGCGCGGCCGTCGGCATCGCGGTGCGTCACAATCGCCTTGTATAGCGTGCCGCCCGGTGTTGGCGTCAGCTCGATGGTGGCGGTAAACGGAAAATCACCGCAGCTGCTATCGGCAAACGACGGGTTGGGCCGGAAACCGGGCAGCAAGGCATTGGTCCAGACCAGACGGCGCTGGGGAATGATGTCCAGATAGCAGCCGACACCGGAAAACTGCTGCCCTTCCTCCGGGCCTTTCATTTCGGTATGAAACAACCCACCAGGGCGCAAATCGATCTGGCACTCGGTGGTACGCCATGGCGCGGGCGTAAACCAGTGCACAAGATGTTCGGGTTGGGTCCACGCCGCCCAGATCGCCTCGGGTGGCAAAGGGACTTCGCGCTCAAAAGCAAGATCCAGTTGCGGATCAAACTGCTCGCCAGTTGTCGTCATCTGATACCTCGTCCATGCAATCGAAAACCCTGTTTTAGCAGCCCAAGATGACATCTGCAATAAAGCGCGACATCTCAGGCGCAAGCATCCGGCGTCGGTACCCCGTGTTCATCAATCGCCGGCAGTCCATAACGCGCACGTGCGGTATTACAACGCTCATCGCCCACGTCCACTTCGCGGCAGGTGCTAGCGCGCAACTCATAAATGCCACAGCTGGCCGCCTCGCCCACCCGGCCCTGCAAAGCCGTGCAATGCGGCTGCGGCTGATTGGTGCCGCGCATCGCCACCAAAAAAGGCGTCACTGGCTCGACCAGCGCATTGGGCACCGTGCCACCGGGTACGGCATCGCTTTCGCCAAAATAGAAGGACACGCGAAAGCTGGCGCAACACGCGCCGCAGCTCATACAGACATGGCTCATGATCAGACGGACCGTAGAAATCGAATGCCGCGATTTTAATTAAAAAGCCGCCTGCGTGCAGTGCCACGTTCGACCCTACCATGCTCGACGATCTCTCTCGACAATACCGCCGCATGGCAGCTTTCATCAAAAATGCGAAAATAAAACACATCTCGACATCCCTGATTAAATTTGCACTACCAGTGGGATAAGATGGGTCATTACTTTCTGCCCGGTTACTGTCATGAAAACACTTAAAGCTAAAATACGGCTGGTACTGATTTTGCTCACCTCGCTGGCCGTGGTGACGTTCTGTATCTTCAGCTACTTTGAAACCCGCGCTGTCGCCATTGAAGCGATAGATGGCAAACTCACCGCCGCCGCCAATGGCTACCGTTTTATTGTTCCGGAGCAAGTACACGCCCAGCTCACTGGCCGCGATAGCGCCGATCTGAAAGCCATGCGCGCCGAAAGCGTCAAGCTGACCCGCTTTGCCGAATCGCTCGGCCTGCCTTATGTCTACAGCTTTGTATTAAAAGACGGTAAACCGCACTATGTGCTGTCTTCGCTCTCGCCCGAAGAAGAGCGTGACCCGAATGCCGAGCAATACCTCAAAGTGTACGAAACGCCGAATGCTGAGCTACTGGCCGCACTGAATCAGGGCAAGCTCAGCTGGGCCGAATACAGCAGCAGCTACGGCGACTTCCGCTCGATTTACCTGCCGTTTCGCACCGCCAACGGCACCACGATTGTCGCAGTGGCCGATGCCGACCTGAGTGCCGTCAAAACCACCTTGCGAACCTTGTTAATCAAGGAAGCTGGCACTGGCTTGATTCTGATTTTGATCGCCATCGTCGTCTCATTCTGGCTGGGTAATGTGGTAACCCGCCCGCTGGATCGTCTGCTGGCCGCCATGCGCCAGCTCACCAGTGGCGAAGCCGATCTAACCATCCGCCTCGATGATCGCCAGCAAGACGAAACCGGCCGCATCGCCGCCGCGTTCAACCAATTTATCAGCGAGCTGCACAAGCAAATCCGCACGGTAGAAACCGAAAGCACCCGCCTGAATCAGGGCGTGCAGGCGATTGAGCAAGTGGTCGATCATCTGGCCCGCGAATCGCGCTCGCAAGCCGATCTGGTCTCCGAAACCGCCGCCACCATCGAGGAAGTGACCGTCAGCATAGCCCACATTGCCGACAGCACCCATGAGGTCGAACGCGCAGTCAGCCACGCCGACGAAGGCGCACGCAGCAGCGCGCAAGCGATGAACACCATGCAGCAGCGCACCGACGCGATGGGCAACACGCTGCATGTGCTGGCCGAATCGATCAGCCGGCTGGATCACGAATCCAAGCAGATCAACAACATCACCAATGTGATCAAGGACATCGCCAACCAGACCAATCTGCTGGCGCTGAACGCCGCCATCGAAGCCGCCCGCGCCGGCGAGCAAGGCCGTGGCTTTGCCGTGGTCGCCGACGAAGTGCGCAGCCTGGCCGAGCGCACCGCCCGCGCCACGGTAGAAATCGAAACACTGCTAGGCTCAATCTGCGACGAAACCGCCCAGGCCGTCGAGCGCACCACTGCCACCGCCAGCGGCGCCGAATCAAGCCGCCAGATGGTGGGCGACGTGAACACCCGCATCGCCGCCATGCAGCAGGAAATGCAAGGCGTACTCACCCAGATCAACGAAATCTCCGCCGCCACCCGCGAGCAATCGCTCGCCACCGAGCAGATCGCCCAGGTATCCGAGCGCATCAGCCAGCAGGTCAACACCACCGACCAAGCCCTGCAGCAAACCCGCCAAACGCTAGCTGGCATCAACCAGATGGCCGGCTCACTACACGGCGTGGTACGGCGATTCAAGCTGTAATTCTGGCCAGCACCAAAAGCAAAAACCGCCCGGATGGGCGGTTTTTTTATCTGCACACAGCACAGATTGTTTAATCACGCGGGAGATAGCCTGCTGCGCAGGCGGTAAACCCTGACGGCCATTTTTCAAACGGCGCGCGTCCACGGGCAGTCCGTTCTAATTAGCTGCAATGGTAGGGTCGGCTTCAGCCGACCAGCCAAAGCAAAAAAGGTCGGCTAAAGCCGACCCGACAGGTATATTCCTTGAAATCATGCTGGATCTAACATACAGAGCAACACCTAGGCATGTATATGCAAAAATCGTCGGTCTGCGCGGATTCCCCTGTCATCAAGCCGAGCGAGGAACAAGCGGCAAGGGAATTCGGCGGGCTCTGTTTTGTTAAAGCCCGCCGCCTTGCCGATTGTCCGCAGCGAGGCGTGACGGAGCTTGGCAACTTGTTGCCTTAGCGTAGGCCGTGGCCTAAGGCTAACATTTTGCACAGCAAAACTTGATGAGGGGCGGCCTTCTTTGACTTACCTTTCTTGGCCGTTCAAGAAAGTGCCGCGGTGCACAGCCGCCAATCCAAGGTAAATGCGTTGTTGCAAGCAAAGCCTGCTGCGCAGGCGGTGAACCGGCGGTTTCGCCCGCCGGACGAGCAAGGGGCAGTCTTGCCTTGCCCCTTGCAACCCTAACGCGCCCGATCGCCGCGAAACCCCGCTTGAAAAAAGCCCGTCAGGGCGCCGCTACAACTCGCGTTGCGCTAGCGTCGCAACGCTCAAACACTACGCGGCTTAAAACCCTGACGGCCATTTTTCAAACGGCGCGTCTCCACGGGCAATCCGTTCTAATTAGCAATGGGGTATATCAGCCAAAACCAATTCAGAATTAATCTTCAGAGCAAAACCCTGGCATGTATACACCGAAATCGTCGGTCTGCGCAGCTTCCCCTGTCATCAAGCCGAGCGAGGAGCAAGCGGCAAGGGGTTTCGGCGGGCTCTGTTTTGTTAAAGCCCGCCGCCTTGCCGATTGTCCGCAGCGAGGGCATTTTGCGTAGCAAAACTTGATGAGGGGCGGCCTTCTTTGGCTTACCTTTCTTGGCTGTTCAAGAAAGGTAAGTGCCGCAGCGCACAGCCGCCAATGCCCGTTGATTGAATGTTGCAGGTAAAGCAAAACACCGTAGGGCGCGGTTAGCCGAAGGCGTACCCGCCAATCAGCCTCTGAAACCACAAACATCAATCAGCGCGGGTCACGACCCGCCCTACAAGGCTGCCGCCAGTATTTACCGCGCTGGTGAAGCTGGGGCTTGGTTTCCCGTGTAGCGAAAACCGCAGCAAGGAGAGAGACAAACGGCCTTTTGTTTGGCTCACGACGAAGCAAGGGCAGCGCGGAGCGCTTTTCGCCCGGGTCGCCTTCTCTTGCTTACTTCTCTTGGCGAAGCAAGAGAAGTAAGTGCCGCGGCGCACAGCCGCCAATGCGCGTGGATTGAATGTTGCAGGTAAAGCAAAACACCGTAGGGCGCGGTTAGCCGAAGGCGTAACCCGCCAATCAGCATCCGAATTCACAGACATCAATCAGCGCGGGTCACGACCCGCCCTACACGGCTACACGGCTCACCAAAAGTAAAATCCACGGGTTCTTAATGATAATTCTACCCTAGACAAACGAGTATCAAAAATCGTTCTCTTGATGATTTGATCACTCAGCAAAACCTTACACTCATCAATTGTTTGCACAACTTTGCTCAAAATAGCCTTTTCAACAATCAAATCATCCTTACGTCTTTTCAAGTTAACATACATTCTCATTCCATAGCCAACGCTAGAGCCAATCACAAAACAAAAACCAATGTATACAAATGGACGATAATGAGAAAAAACATCAGACTTGAGGTAGGAAATAGAAAAAGCAAAGAGCAAAAGAAAAAAATAAAACCCAATCACAGAAGCAAGAGCCTTCTGAAATGATCTAGATATATCAACCCTAATATCGTTGATATTTTTTGCAATTTGCTCGGCAAGAACTAGCAGCTGCTCAATATCTTCAGTTGCATTATTCATTTATCAACTCCATTAAATTGCAATGTTCTTACCTTGCAACATGCGCAACGGTATCAAAAAAACTACGCAAATAGCTACGATGCAAATCAACATCAACTATTTGGGGGGATATTTCAACACCATTCCAACTGTATTTTTTTGTAAGCGAACTAACGGCCACAACCTCAATTTTAATATTAGCCGCACCAATCACGCCAGTAAGTTTCTCTGATAAAATCTTAGAAAACGCACTATTTCCATGCGGACTATAATAACTCTCAGCCTTAGCCAAATCATTAAAAAATAAATCAGCCTTATTTATTACAATTACGAGCCACTTTGGTAAACCTCCTGAAATTGCGGCATTTCGTATACGCTCGCAAACCTCCGAGAACTCATTCAATTCTTTCTGCAAATTAACACTACGCAATTTATCGATTGTATCCACACCCTCAGCCATTAATGCACTCACACTGGCTGACGTGCGGATTGTTGTATATCCCCAATCAACGACATGAACAACGCCTTCTGCACAAGATTTCGAGGCAAAAGCAACCTCCATACCTAAAATCCGCTCGCGACTATTTTGCCCCGGTATAACATGAACAATTTTAGTCCAGTCACCAATTGAAATTGGTTTAATCTCTACATCTGTAGACGCGGCAACAGGGGAAACCCATGCTAAATCATTTGCTTCACCATGCCATAGAGAAGTTAATGAAGATTTTCCCGATCCAGCCCGCCCCGTTACTACAACATTAACCCGACCGAGACCAAGCATGACTTGAAGCTTTTTCCAGTAAGCTTGGATATCTGAGCGATACTTATAAAGAATAACTCCACCACGAATCGCAGTCCCAACACCAGGTGCGGGCACATCTATTAACTCAGGCATAAATAATCCAACTAGATATATTTTAAAAATAGGCAGAGCCATTTTCTGCACTGCCTAGTATAGGATTGTTACCCCACCTTCTTCTTCAACAACTCCAACGCCATTCCCGGGTTGGCCTTGCCGCCTGAGCCTTTCATTACTTGGCCGACCAAGGCGTTCAGCGCCTTTTCCTTCCCGCTGCGATATTCCTCAATCGCTTTCGGATTGGCCGCGAGTACCGCATCAACAATCGCTTCGATCGCGCCGGTGTCGGTTTCTTGTTTCAGACCATCGCGCTCGATAATCACATCAGCCGCATCGCCGCTTTCCCACATTTTTTTCAAAACGTCTTTGGCGGTTTTGTTGTTGATGGTGTTATCCGAAATGCGACGGATTAAGCCAGCCAGCGCGTCAGACGATACCGGGCTATCGCTAATCGTTTTTTCTTCGCGATTCAGCGTGGCCGAGATGTCGCCCATGATCCAGTTGGCGGCGAGTTTTGCGTCTGCACCAGCGGCAACGGTGGCTTCAAAGTAGGCGGCCAGATCTTTGCTGCTGGTGAGCATCCGCGCGTCGTATTCAGACAGATCGTATTGCGTCGCGAAGCGCGCTTGCATCGCCACAGGCAACTCGGGTAGTTCGCTGCGAACGCGGTCAATCCATTCCTCGCTGATCACCAGTGGTGGCAAGTCTGGATCGGGGAAGTAACGGTAATCGTGCGCGTCTTCCTTGCTGCGCATCATCCGTGTTTCGCCCGTGTCGGGGTTGAACAGGATGGTGGCTTGCTGGATTTTGCGGCCCGATTCGATTTCGTCGATCTGCCATTGCACTTCGTACTTGATCGCCTGCTCGATGAATTTGAATGAGTTCAGGTTTTTGATTTCGCGGCGCGTGCCGAATTCTTTTTGGCCTTCGGGGCGCACTGACACGTTGACGTCGCAGCGGAACGAGCCCTCGCTCATATTGCCATCGCAAATACCAATCCACGTGACCAAGCTATACAAGGCTTTGGCATAGGCCACGGCTTCGGCGGCCGAACGCATTTCTGGCTCGGAAACGATTTCGAGCAGCGGCGTGCCTGCGCGGTTCAGGTCAATGCCCGATACGCCATGAAAGCCTTCGTGCACCGATTTACCCGCATCTTCTTCCAGATGCGCGCGAGTCAGGTTGATGACTTTTTCGTACGGATCACCCTTGGCCGGTTGCACCTGAATCGTGATCGCGCCGCCTTCAACAATCGGCAGCTCAAACTGACTAATCTGATAGCCCTTGGGCAGATCAGGGTAGAAATAATTTTTGCGCGCAAAGATGGATTTGCGATTGATCTTCGCGCCAATCGCCAAACCAAATTGGATGGCTTTTTCGGCCGCCGCGCGGTTCATCACCGGCAAAGCGCCGGGCAGCGCAATATCGACTACCGCGGTTTGCGTGTTCGGCTCAGCGCCGTAAGTCGTGCTGGCGGCGGAGAAAATTTTTGATTTCGTGGTGAGCTGGGTGTGAACCTCAAGCCCGATAACGACTTCCCATTTCATGGTGTGTCTCTCTATTTTTAATGTTGTCCGTCAAACTGGCTGACGGCGATACCAGTAAGGATATTGTTCAATAAACCCGAGTTTGGCATAGAGGGCGAGCGCGGGCGTGTTGGCGGCGACAACTTGCAGCACTGCTTTTTCCGCACCTTGCGCTTGCGCCCAAGCGAGCAAATGCCCAACCAAACGGCGGGCATAGCCTTGGCGGCGTTGTCCAGCAAGGGTTACCACGTCATACAGGAGTACGGTATTGAATTGCACGACCGCCAATGCACACGCGACTGCTTTGCCTTCGTGATACAAAGTGGCAAATTGCGTCGGGCAAGCGTAGCTGCCCAGCATCTGCCGTGCGCTACTTTGATGAGCGGCAGAGACATTATTCAGCGCGACAAATTGTGCAAACCACGCTTCGCTCAGCGTATCGCTGCTTTGCACTGCGGCATCGAAGGCAAAATCACCCGCTTGCAGTGGGCGGGTTTGCACTGAGCTTGGATCGACGAGCTGATAGCCACGCACAGCGAGCGCCTCATCGAGCGATTGCGAAGCAGGCGTGAGCTTGAACACCACAGGCAAACCTTGCTGCTGGTAACGCAGCTCGCAATAGTCGAGCTTTTGCAGCATAGGTAAATCACCTTGCCACAGTGGCGTGACCGAATTAGCGCGCTTGGTGTAGCCCTGTGCAAAGCGCAGCACCCAGCCATCGAGATACTCGCTAGCGAGCGCTGGCCACGCACTGGTGGTCAGCGTTTCGTAGTGCGCAATGCCCGGCGTCTGCTGCATCAATCAGGCCTCGATTCCGGTGTCGTCGTACAAGTCGGCAAGCGTCACGGAAAAATCAATACTGGCTAAATGCAAAGTCTCCTCTGGGGTATAGCCTTTAAAGATCCATTCTCCATTATCTGTACGGCGATACACCTGCACGTATCTGGACTCACCATCAATTAGCACATATTCCTGCAAAGAATCGAGCTGGCGGTAAATTGCGAATTTTTTCCCCAGATCATAACTACTGGTCGAGGGCGACAGTACTTCAGCGATAACTTTGGCCGATTCCAGCGTCGTGGTTTTGGCTTGCACTGGCTCGCAGGTGATGACCAAATCAGGGTAAAAATAGCAATTCGCTGTAGCCACCTGCAGGCGCATGTCGTTCACATACGCTCGGCAAGATGAACCTTTCAAGTGCGGATACAAAGCACGGTGCAAATTCAGTGCCAGCGTATTGTGTGCCGAGGTTCCACCCGTCATCGCATACACCAGCCCGTCGTAATACTCATGACGTTCTTCAGACAAGCTCTCGTGAGCCAGATACTGCTCGGCCGTGATCTTGGATTCAGTCTGTGCGTAGCCCATGCTTTGCTCCGTTTACAGTTGCGGCGCGCGTGAGTGCCAATCGGTGACTTGCTGATATTGGTGCGCGACGCCGAGCATTTTGGCCTCGGCGAAGTAATTACCAATAATCTGCAAACCAATTGGGTGGCCATTGCTCGCAAAACCAACGGGGACGCTCATGCCCGGCAAGCCGGCCAAGTTCACGCCCAGCGTGTAGATGTCTTCCAGATACACGGCGATCGGGTCGGCGTTTTTCTCGCCGATATTCCACGCGGTAGTGGGCGTCACAGGCCCCATGATCACATCGCATTGCTCAAACGCGGCCTGGAAATCATTGGCAATCAGGCGACGGATTTTTTGCGCTTGGATGTAGTACGCATCGTAGTAGCCGTGGCTGAGTACATACGCGCCGGTCATGATGCGGCGCTTCACTTCAGCACCAAAGCCTTCCGAGCGCGTTTGCTCGTACATATCGTCCAGATTGCCGGTTTTAGCGGTGCGATGGCCGTAGCGTACACCGTCAAAACGGCTCAGATTGCTGGAAGCTTCAGCCGGGGCAATGACGTAATACGAGGGGATCGCGAGCTTGGTATTGGGCAAGCTGATGTCGACAATGGTCGCGCCCAAGGCTTTGTATTGCTCTACCGCAGCTTTGATTGCAGCGGCGACTTCAGCATCTAAACCTTCGGCGAAATATTCGCGTGGCAGGCCGATTTTCAGGCCAGCTAACGGTGCATTCAAATCGCGGGTGTAGTCTTCCTTGGCGTGCTCCAGACTGGTGCTATCACGCTCATCAAAACCCGCCATCACGTTCAGCATCAGCGCGCAGTCTTCCGCCGTTTTGGCCATTGGGCCGCCCTGATCGAGCGAGCTGGCGAACGCCACCATGCCGAAACGGCTCACGATGCCATACGTTGGCTTGATGCCGGTAATGCCGCAGAACGCCGCGGGCTGGCGAATCGAGCCGCCGGTGTCGGTGCCGGTTGCGACTGCCGCAAAACCCGCCGCCACTGCAGCGGCCGAGCCGCCCGATGAGCCACCCGGTACGGCCTTGGTATTCCACGGGTTTTTCACCGGGCCGTAGAAGCTATTTTCATTGGCCGAACCCATTGCGAATTCGTCCATATTGGCTCGACCGACGACGACAAAACCGGCTGCGTCGCAGTTTTCAGCCACTTGCGACGAGTACGGCGCGATAAAGTTGTCGAGCATTTTGCTGCCGCAGCTGGTTTTCCAGCCTTCGTGGCAGAAGATGTCTTTGTGAATCAGTGGCACGCCCAACATCGCTCGTGTGTCGCCTGCTGCGCGTGCAGCATCGGCGGCGGCGGCGACGGCGAGCGCTTTATCGGCATCCACCGTAATCAGCGCGTTCAATTGGCTATTGTGCGCTGCGATCTGTTTCAGGCATTCGCTCACCAGCGCCACCGAAGTGGTCGTACCGGCAGCGAGTGCGTCAATTTGCTGTTTTAAAGTGTTCATCACTATTCAGGCATCAGCTGCGGGTTACACCTCACACCTCACACCTCACTCCTCACACGTAATCACTCGATAACTTTCGGTACCAGATACAGGCCGTTTTCCACACTGGGCGCTACGGCCTGGAAGGCATCGCGGCGATTCGGGGCGGTGGCGACATCTTCACGCAGGCGCAACATCACGTCCTGCGCATGCGCCATCGGCTCGATACCGTCGGTGTTGACGGCGCGCATTTCTTCAATCAGCGCAAAAAGTTGATTGAGCTGAGACTGGCTCTCTTGCACCTCATCGTCGCTGACCGCAATGCGGGCCAGTCGTGCAATGCGGCGTACATCGTCCTGTGACAAAGACATGGTCGTATTTACCCCGTAAAACCTTCAATAACGTCAACACAATAGGGTATCATATCGGGTTTGTTTCTCCCACCCGCGCGCTGGTCGCGCTGAAAACGGGAACAAGAGTAGATGTACGTGCGCTGTACCAATGCCGCAACGCAACATCGAAACACCAAATTTCAGGGAATTGATGGGCAAAGCATCGCCGATTGATGCCGCTTTATACCGCTATAGACACGTGAGATTCGCAATGTTTGGACTTCTTTCCGGCTACTTTGCCAACGATATCGCCATCGACTTGGGCACCGCCAATACTCTGATCTACATGCAAGGCAAAGGCATCGTGCTTGACGAGCCATCCGTAGTTGCCATCCAGCAGGAAGGCGGCCCATCGGGCAAGAAAACCATTCTGGCCGTTGGCGCGGAAGCCAAAAAAATGCTGGGCCGCACGCCGGGCAATATCAATGCAGTGCGCCCGATGAAAGACGGCGTGATTGCCGACTTCACGATTACCGAACAGATGCTCAAGCAGTTCATCAAGAAAGTGAACCCAAGCCGCATGTTTTCATCGCCACCGCGCATCGTGATTTGCGTTCCTTGCGGCTCAACGCAAGTAGAGCGCCGTGCAATCCGCGAATCGGCGCTGGGCGCTGGCGCACGTAAAGTGGAATTGATCGAAGAACCAATGGCCGCAGCGATCGGTGCTGGCCTGCCAGTG encodes the following:
- a CDS encoding Uma2 family endonuclease, whose amino-acid sequence is MGYAQTESKITAEQYLAHESLSEERHEYYDGLVYAMTGGTSAHNTLALNLHRALYPHLKGSSCRAYVNDMRLQVATANCYFYPDLVITCEPVQAKTTTLESAKVIAEVLSPSTSSYDLGKKFAIYRQLDSLQEYVLIDGESRYVQVYRRTDNGEWIFKGYTPEETLHLASIDFSVTLADLYDDTGIEA
- the gatA gene encoding Asp-tRNA(Asn)/Glu-tRNA(Gln) amidotransferase subunit GatA — translated: MVMNTLKQQIDALAAGTTTSVALVSECLKQIAAHNSQLNALITVDADKALAVAAAADAARAAGDTRAMLGVPLIHKDIFCHEGWKTSCGSKMLDNFIAPYSSQVAENCDAAGFVVVGRANMDEFAMGSANENSFYGPVKNPWNTKAVPGGSSGGSAAAVAAGFAAVATGTDTGGSIRQPAAFCGITGIKPTYGIVSRFGMVAFASSLDQGGPMAKTAEDCALMLNVMAGFDERDSTSLEHAKEDYTRDLNAPLAGLKIGLPREYFAEGLDAEVAAAIKAAVEQYKALGATIVDISLPNTKLAIPSYYVIAPAEASSNLSRFDGVRYGHRTAKTGNLDDMYEQTRSEGFGAEVKRRIMTGAYVLSHGYYDAYYIQAQKIRRLIANDFQAAFEQCDVIMGPVTPTTAWNIGEKNADPIAVYLEDIYTLGVNLAGLPGMSVPVGFASNGHPIGLQIIGNYFAEAKMLGVAHQYQQVTDWHSRAPQL
- the gatC gene encoding Asp-tRNA(Asn)/Glu-tRNA(Gln) amidotransferase subunit GatC — translated: MSLSQDDVRRIARLARIAVSDDEVQESQSQLNQLFALIEEMRAVNTDGIEPMAHAQDVMLRLREDVATAPNRRDAFQAVAPSVENGLYLVPKVIE